A region of the Streptococcus suis genome:
GTGACTTCCACTTTTCCGAGACGAATTTTCATCAGAATATCATTTCTGCCTTTCTTCTCAAAGCGGCGAGATAGGGGAATAGTCAATGGGACGATGGGGTGTGACATAATAAATCCTCCAGTTTTGTTTTTTATAACAGTATACAGGAGGAGGGAGTGATTAGATAGATACCTTGTTATTGGGCGGTTACGATGATAGTATTAAAAGCAGCGAGAATTTCTTCTTGTTGACCTTCAGGAATACTTTTAAGATTAGTAATTAAATCTGCAATATGAGGATTATCATCTTTAGGGGTTATATCAAAAAATGATGCTATATCACAATCAAGTGCTTCCATTATTTTTTCAAGTGTATTTATCTTAATATTAGTTTCTAAATGTTCCAATTTATAAACATAGTTTGTACCAAGATCAGCCAATTCTTCAACTCGTTCTTGGGTTAACCCTTTTTGCAACCTTAAAAGGCGAATTCGTTTGCCAATAAATGTTCGTAATGATTGTTTCATGATATACCTCACGATACCAATATTACAGCTTTTGACAACAAATATTAACTTCTTAAAAAGTTGTAAGCAACTTTACAAAGCTGTTTATATGTGTTAAAATCTATGTAAAAGCAACTTCAAAAGGTTGTTTATATAATAGGAGAAAAAACCATGAACAAAAAATCAATCAAAACTCTTGCAACAGGTGCGGCAATCGCAACAGCAATCGGTGCTACTGGCACACCAGCATTCGCTGAGGAAGTAAAACCAGTTACAACTGAAACACCAGCAGTGGAAACTACAGCTGTCGAAGCACCTAAAACATCAGCTGATGTCAAACCAGCTCTTGATGCTCAACAAGCTATTGTTGATGCTACTGCTCAAGATACAACTAACGCTCAAGCTGATGCAGACGCAACTAACCAAGCTGTTACCACTGCTGAAGCAGACGTTGATACTGCAACACAAGCTGTCAAAGACGCTGAAACAAACGCAACAAATGCTACACCAGACAACATTGCAGCAAACCAAGCTGACCAAACAGCTAACCTTGCTGACCAAACAGCAAACGCTGCTGAAACAGATGAAGTCAATGCTGAAATCACAGCACAGACACAAGCTGTTGCAGATGCACAAACAGCTGTTGATACTGCCCAAGCAGAAAAAGACCAAGCGGATGCCACAGTAGCATCTAAAGAAGCTGATGTTAAAGCAGCACAAGATGCTCTTTCTGGTACTGGTCTTGCAGAGGCTCAAGCAACCCTTGACCAAGCTACAGCTGACGTCAAAACAGCACAAGATAATGTTACAACTGCTACTACAGCCGTTGATACAGCTAAAAAGGCAGACGCA
Encoded here:
- a CDS encoding transcriptional regulator encodes the protein MKQSLRTFIGKRIRLLRLQKGLTQERVEELADLGTNYVYKLEHLETNIKINTLEKIMEALDCDIASFFDITPKDDNPHIADLITNLKSIPEGQQEEILAAFNTIIVTAQ